A window of Rhododendron vialii isolate Sample 1 chromosome 11a, ASM3025357v1 genomic DNA:
aaaattgctATTTTACACGAACTTTGTGTCTAAGAAACATATCAGTTCATCTTCTCCGTAATAGAACATAGACCTCCCTTTTCTCATTCCAAATTCAAGCAAAATTTGTGTTTCAATTAATAAATTTAGCAGAAAATTGGTTTAACATCCAAAAGTAGGCACCTAATGAGAGTTTAGTCTAGGCTAAATTTTAATAATATCTGGGGTCCATTGATGTAAAACTGTTACAGTGGAAGGTCCTTgaatggacaaaaataccccgtCCCTCCTTTCCCGCGCACGCTCAGCGCCccgcccttctctctcttctctcacgcGCGAGCGGAGCATGGCAGCATGGGTACGACTCATGGTAGGCTGATTCTTTTGCAAATGGGATTAATCGGGCCCCACGTGTGAACATGTGGTCAGCTACTTTCTCCTAGGCCTTCTTTAAAGGCTGGTGTAAGATGAGTTTTCTCTTTCCCCTCTTTACCTTCGGCAGGCGGAATGAAAGTTACGAACGTTATGAAGAATTACATTCGACGATGATCTATTAATCGGAATGTTCAAAAATTCATCTACAAACAAGCCCaccatttacccaaaaaaaaaaaaaaaacaaggccaACCCAACGACACAATGACTATAACTCCTGAATTAATTCTTATGTTGGGTGAGAAGTAATCGAACGACACAAGAATTGGCCCGATACCTCCCATTTGAGAGTGAGTTACCCTTGAACTATACTTCAAGAAAGAATCCTCTTAATAGGGCGGTTAACTGGGCTATGGCAGTTGGTTATGccattttgttttataataagGTATCGAAGTCTTCGTTACATTCAACTTCATATTTCAAAGAGAACGCCTAATACAGGTCTTGTCTTTGGTACTATTTCTTaaatggaagagaaaagatTGACTATAGACCTACCTTAGCCATTGGAGCATTAAGGCTCCGTTGTAAACTTTTgtctaaaacttttttttgatactttttttatttttcataactttttgttgagtttttcattgtaatttttggggttaattatttgtctcgacaagaggaataaaaaaactaTACTCCAATAATATGggccgatgttgaaaaaaaaaatcatcataataagacgacactttagacaaaaaaaaaaaatattttttctgtcttcagtgaatttttttttttacttctagtaataattttgtactttttaaactcTGGTCATTATAGATTGGTAAGTAGTCATTATCCTGGGTGATCACTCCAATGGACAAGCCAAATTTATTAATTGAAACACAAATTTTGCTTGAATTTGGAACAAGGACAAGCTCTGCTTAGTGGCATGCGGGCATGATGCTCAATCAGATATTCAGACCATACGATAATACCATTGCCACAGTAGTCTCTCCAAATTACTAGACAAAACCACAAAAGGGTCTCACAAAACcacaaaaaaggaaaggaaagaatacCAATAGGTCTTACATCAGCTGCGGATATAGAATATCAATGCTAATAAAGCAAGTTTGCATTGTTGAACTAGAACATAGGCTTATAGGCAAACACCAGAGCTTCTTCCTCTCTGCTGGCATAGAGACAATCAGACAACGCTATTTTACCTCAGGTTTCTTGCTTCGCCCCCTTGCGCACAAAAGCATCAGTCAACGCAGATCTTGACACCAACGAAGCCACCAAGAGACGCAAAGTCTGCAATATGTATGTATCAGCAGAGAGTGAAATTGAAACTACTACAGTCAGCAAACTACTACACCAAGCCACAGTTACAGGGTCAAACTTCAAGCACAACTTTAGGAGTTAAAGCGCTGTGGTGCAAGGCAATGAATTCTGTTTAGTGTGCCAGGTTTTAGCaaatttctaagaatgttgatAGAAAAAAACCTGTTGCACGAAATCATCAAAATGTATGAACAGCGTCGGATTCTTGAGACATGAGTAGGGGTACAACATACGTGTAACATTTTACTACGACATTCACCTTGAAAGCCTATTGAGTACTAAAAACGTTGTGAAATTTCTGACTGGTCGAAAGCATATTGCTGCAGAACTATGTATGCAATGATGTGAATCTCATGTCATGCATGAAATAGTCCATGGTACCTCATAAACAATatcaaacttaaaaaataaagaaatccaataaggaACGTGAATATTTCAGTGTCCCTTTGTCCTCAATGAGAATGAGATTAATCCCACACTTGCACATACACTAAGGGCTGTACCCTACACCCTTAtctgagtccatgtaacatcTGTTATAATTTGGCAGCAGTTAACTTATGGCTTACCTCCTCCTTACCCATATTCACCTCCAATTCCTGAATGTCGCTGAGAGGTACCTTTAATCTGTTGATAAGAAATATGCCTGAGATTGGAGATAAAGGTGCTATTGATAAACTATCCGTCACCATGAACATAGACGGTCCTTTCACTAGTCCGCCACCAATTTTAACTTCCTGCAGAGGGGACTCTAAAATTTTACGACGGCATTCGTTCTTGACCAGGGAAGAAAGAGTCTCACGTGACAGGTTTACAGCTTTTTCAATACCAATTAGTTTGTTGCCATAAGAGGTACCAGGGGCTAGTTTTGGATTGAGTAGAATTGCCTTCATCTCCTCTGATTTGAAGAACTTGTTGACATCAAAATCTTGGACACTCTTGTATAAATTGCCCATGCATCCCTTGAAGGACAAATATGGAAATTCTTTAAAGATGTAACCGATTGGGAATGAGAGGAAACTGCATAGGAGATCAACAAAATTCTCTTCAACTTCTGCGTACAGCGCCCTATTGTTCGATCTGTTTATGATAAGCTTCAAGTTTATCTTTTCATCCTCGTTTCGGGTGTCTGCATCTCTTTGAGATAGATTTGTCATCCTCGGTCCATATTGTCCATGATTAACCATGGGCATTGGCTTACTGAAGGGAGGTTCCAATATGGAGTCAGAAAAAGGTGTCCTTGACGCTAATGAACACTTGAGCAATTTCAGAACCTGAGAGAGAAAGCGAGAATGCTTAGAAAAATACAACGTAAGTACATAACTTTGTATCTAAGAAGTATGAGTATGGATAAAAACAAGtagttccaaaaaaatgaggGCACAGAGTTCCAGACAAGGCTGGGGTCGTGGCAaaagcatacacacacacacaaacacacatgtATGTATGTAAATATGTGGATTTGATAGGTATTGAGCTGTTAATTGTATGCACATTGTATTTGGAAACACAGTACATCATAGCTTTCCACATATGGAATGTAGAACAAAAAATGATTTCGTTAATTACCTCATCCTTTCCTACGTTCAGCATTCTCTCTTCGATTTTGCTCCCATCTAATGCTCCAAAATTGCTAAGCAGAGACAAGCCAGCCGTGGTAGACATAGGCAACACTTGAAAGTCATCGGTTACCATGAAGCGCACAGTTGGGTTTATAAATCCACTTCCACCTTGAGGAACTGGGTCTAACAGATTTACCTCGTATGTTAAGGATTCTCCACACTGGCAATGAGTTAGGTAGTAGCTCACAATATTACAATACGAACCGCGGCACATATAATACTTGCTTTCGTCACATTCAACCAAATCTACCTTTAGGTTCCTACAGTAGACATCAGTTGCACATCGCGGACGAAGAAGTATCCCTTTGTGCTCACTTGATAAAAGGACCTCATTAAACTCTTCCAAACTTTCATATAAGTTGTAAACAGCCAATCTCCCCCTTCAAAAAGTGCTCACGGGTGAGTCTGATAATTGTTCCAAGAGGTATTGTAAGGAAGCTGAATAGAACATCCACAAAATCCTTGTTTGCCTCCACAAAAACAACtcgatttttctctttctccacAAGGATCTTCAAACTCATTGTTTGAGAAGCTTTGCTCGCCATGATTTTGAATAGAAACTTGAGTGACTAAATTCAAGATAACAGTAATTCGCTTGACGAGTATTGTTGGCTTATGTTGGAACTTGAATCCCTTGCATCAACCACTACATATGGAAAAGATTAATAGGAAGACGCATAAAAAAGTGTTCGTGAAAAACAACAATATTGAGTTGCAACACCGAAAGAAATCTATGGCACATTGGCACCAATATTGCATTCGAGGAAATTCTTAAAATGTAGATTTTTTGCAATTAAGCAATGGAAACCGCGTTTACAAATGTCAAACATTGAACTTTTTTGGTGTAATGCCGGTGTAATTGTACAATGTTACTATTAAGTTCTCGGCAGAGGACGGTTATGGTTGCAATACGAAAGTATAGGGAATCACCAGTGTTCGGTTGGGCCTCCATGTTCTGCGTGCAGACTGCCGTATCATTTAGAGGCCATAATCAAAACAGGAGTAAATTCCTTCATAGCATGTTTCATAGGATTGTCACTAACCAATACAGTTCCAATcttgtaaagtttttttttttttttttgtggatatTCAAATAGGACCGGGGAAGTCCCCTTTTGCATCACAAGTATCAAATGAGGAATAGCCCTCGAATGAGAGGATCCTTACTCATGGAGAAACATCGTTTAAAAGGAGGTAAAATTAGGACtgaaaaaattactccaaaacagaagaatTTACCAAGTCCTAGTGTAAGTATGTTACCCGTCACCACCGCCAGAGAGTATtgccctcacaccacaccacaccaataTCACTGCATCTATGTTGGGACCGAGCCTGAGAACCCAACACATGTGGGTGGTGTTGGAAGTAAGGCTCCATTCTCATCAACTTGTTTGTCTAAAACTTTTTGCAACTTTTTGTTgagcttttcgtcgtaatttttgagattaatcatccgtctcgacaagaggaatcaaaaaattataaaaatgtgGACGGATGTTGAAAAAAGTAATATAATACGatactttagacaaaaaaaagttcgtattcttttcgtctttagtaaacttttttatgcttttggtcaaatttttttacttttttagactcatctcgtcgagacagacattgaatccaaaagacataATGCAAATAATCCAAAAGACATAATGCAAATCTAACTGAAGTTCAGAAAATATGGActaaacacacaaaacaaagatGACAGTTAAAGGAGAATTAGTTCCGACGAGTTGAACTTGGGCTTGTCGACAAGCCCAAGTTTCCGACCCGAACCAGCCCCTCATTGTTACCCTCATACAGTTCAAAGGCACAAGTCGTATACAAAATGtccagaaaagctacgtgcacagcagctgtgcacagaccccgttttctcccgcttcgggtcgcgcaaagatgatcggagccgctcattttgttcaaaatatgtcatttaaggtctctgtaaaaaatgaggcctaaattctgaagtgattttgggtgttttgttaacgcctctaacgacatcaaacgaagctcattttttacaaggaccttaaacgacatattttgaacaaaatgagcggctccgatcatctttgcgcgacccgaggcgggagaaaacggggtctgtgcacagctgctgtgtagcagctgctgtgcacgtagcactaAAATGTCCATTAGCACAAAGAAGAATTCTACAAGCATCCACAATTacacaaacactttacacaCATACATTCTGATGGAGCGCCCACTCCCTCTAATGTGAGTGTTTGTAAAAGTGCgttaatgtgatttttttgtaaaagtgcgtttggtttggttgaagGACAAATTTGGTGATGAGAAAGTGAAATGACAAGAAGTAACCGAAGTAACGATGATGGAGGGAAGATGAAGAAGAGCGAGGAGGCACAAACAAAGCAGAATGAGTATAGTAGGGCTTAAAGATGATCCAAGTTAAGTAGTGTGTGGTACCTGCGAGTCACTGCGGGAGATCCAGCAAACGAGACCTGTATTGCTGCTTTGTCGAACGATTTCGTAATTGGGAAAGACAGTGGCGATTGCTTAAAGGACAATTATTCCCATCCCACTCAACTTTTTCTAACgacttttaattttgttcttatttgattttttttttttttttgggtttgttaaatttgcatgaattttttttagattaataaaatgagacgaattaattttttttttacttttacccaaataatttaaaaattaaccATGCTTAAATgaaaaaatttgacttttttttccttctttaaagtgattattttttaaaatatataagtaaaagtaaatttttttcagACGAATTaacaatttacaaaaaaaaaaattgatgaaaaataacaaacgtaaaaaaaaattaaaataagaacaaaattaaaaattttagaaaaaagtcCAGTGGTAATGTGGAATGGGGCTAGACTATAGGGAGCCCAAATTTTGGCCTCTCAAAATTCCGACGCTGATTTTCTATtactattttctctcctctttcttttcaaaccaaactcaagattttcttaattttttcttcctttctcttcttttcagCAAGTTATAAATACCCAAAAACTGACGTGCACCTAaacacgaagagagagagaagaggaggaggtaaACGAACTGACGCGCGACCCCCGGGCGACCACCAGCCTCACCTTCCGCCTCTGGCGACCACCACCAACACCGGGTCCACATCCAGTGACCAACCCTTCGCGAAAATCTACGCACCACCAAGGACTAATCCAccgccaaggtctctctctctcctctcgttTATATGTCTGGTTGAAATACTGTTGAAGTGAGCCAATTTGTTTGCGCGATTGAGATTAACAGTTaatttaagataaaaaaaaaatatttgagggACATGGTTTTGTTCGTTTGAATACTGGGAAACATAGATGGAAGGTCTGGAACCCCATAAATGCCGTATGTGGTCAATAGTAAAAAAACCCAGATGGGTAAACGAAACCCTAATTCTGAGGCTTAGCGTAAAAACCTTT
This region includes:
- the LOC131307088 gene encoding uncharacterized protein LOC131307088; protein product: MASKASQTMSLKILVEKEKNRVVFVEANKDFVDVLFSFLTIPLGTIIRLTREHFLKGEIGFNEVLLSSEHKGILLRPRCATDVYCRNLKVDLVECDESKYYMCRGSYCNIVSYYLTHCQCGESLTYEVNLLDPVPQGGSGFINPTVRFMVTDDFQVLPMSTTAGLSLLSNFGALDGSKIEERMLNVGKDEVLKLLKCSLASRTPFSDSILEPPFSKPMPMVNHGQYGPRMTNLSQRDADTRNEDEKINLKLIINRSNNRALYAEVEENFVDLLCSFLSFPIGYIFKEFPYLSFKGCMGNLYKSVQDFDVNKFFKSEEMKAILLNPKLAPGTSYGNKLIGIEKAVNLSRETLSSLVKNECRRKILESPLQEVKIGGGLVKGPSMFMVTDSLSIAPLSPISGIFLINRLKVPLSDIQELEVNMGKEETLRLLVASLVSRSALTDAFVRKGAKQET